Proteins from a genomic interval of Psychrobacter fulvigenes:
- a CDS encoding DUF2628 domain-containing protein: MLFIETDSPPPFYQAKLTPAKRKQLDQWFIGHRTQSYYLKRFEQFDKQGYLSPKWHWAAFFITLPWLLYRKRYMDALVYSVAGWSFIQLNIAIALVTFEFVAMSYIPEAYQMAIRIGIAAVIWLFWAAMVARWTDAYYYRMARREIADALDDYPQDAASQEAHLRREGGVSLFGLGLGFGFFIFALMVINVQFLPIVAKQRESEILFDAYYATKTAQDHVDEVYQQTGQCPVSLPLVSGTQQVRLRIETQMEGIPSNDCAVIGTMQNIKFPTRYLNDHTFVFYHNLDSNDWECISSLNKKQAPAYCTTD, encoded by the coding sequence ATGTTATTTATCGAGACGGATTCGCCACCACCATTTTATCAAGCAAAGCTGACACCTGCTAAGCGTAAGCAGCTGGATCAATGGTTTATAGGCCATCGTACGCAAAGTTATTATCTCAAGCGCTTTGAGCAGTTTGACAAGCAAGGATATCTGTCACCAAAGTGGCATTGGGCAGCATTTTTTATAACCTTGCCTTGGTTACTATATCGCAAGCGCTATATGGATGCTTTGGTTTATAGCGTTGCTGGCTGGTCATTTATTCAGCTCAATATTGCCATTGCTCTAGTGACATTTGAGTTTGTAGCGATGTCTTATATTCCAGAAGCGTATCAGATGGCGATACGTATTGGGATTGCGGCAGTGATTTGGCTGTTTTGGGCAGCTATGGTAGCGCGCTGGACTGATGCGTACTATTATCGAATGGCACGGCGCGAGATTGCGGATGCGCTTGATGACTATCCACAAGACGCCGCCTCGCAAGAAGCGCATCTGCGCCGCGAAGGCGGGGTGAGTTTGTTTGGCTTAGGTCTTGGTTTTGGCTTTTTTATTTTCGCATTGATGGTTATCAATGTGCAGTTTTTGCCCATTGTCGCTAAGCAAAGAGAGAGTGAGATATTATTTGATGCTTATTATGCGACCAAAACGGCACAAGACCACGTAGATGAGGTCTATCAGCAAACAGGTCAGTGCCCAGTCAGTTTGCCATTGGTGAGTGGTACTCAACAAGTAAGGCTACGCATTGAAACGCAAATGGAAGGCATTCCTAGCAATGACTGTGCAGTGATTGGTACGATGCAGAATATTAAGTTTCCTACCCGTTATCTCAATGATCACACCTTTGTGTTTTATCACAATCTTGATAGTAACGATTGGGAGTGCATTAGCTCACTCAATAAAAAGCAAGCCCCTGCATATTGCACCACTGATTAG